In Drosophila willistoni isolate 14030-0811.24 chromosome XR unlocalized genomic scaffold, UCI_dwil_1.1 Seg41, whole genome shotgun sequence, the following are encoded in one genomic region:
- the LOC6643077 gene encoding uncharacterized protein LOC6643077 isoform X2 has translation MCKMGFYRNNTNGGYSWFLEHVTTRHRVLLSFGDNIIGRHSRCNICLCTSYDYLSRQHLNIIVDTTGVKLRSMNAMNGAFHNGVRLEAEEKSAVEGDVISLSIQDPEYPVPSRHGVFKLKKTVILGEEIVITSDEDDDTEPLPPEGPEVRGNRDIEFNLAKQLPYYIKQETQEEVEENVPTSSRLHLPKLSDVKEEGVSHVSNNIEDIFGKPDEQILDTLLQLNPYVYNKLSTTSSSAVTNNKLMHDGDRIELREEMPPPAIPPPPALSNPPPTFPPSPPEDDYDENMAMSQVVLQGMKEEMALDDDFELDFDFDDDDDFRVEKKVKHEEPLPASNVFPEWDDDEIIVIEDDDIESYNKVADWSSKLLTQNNADIDAEMELSQVYPLDNEDEADDTDDNDNIEFFRPNHRMRIDSSSSDDAESVDHRVDKEDDTTKKYTVPKTRRCAVRLKSIDHHCSFSNEQDAILFTRRQKKLSMEEEITACLNREIALTEEQLLFRRRQKTTEDSNDKLETEDEIEDMIADICAEAAAVKKLKPIIKSDKSPPSSGKDSVGLKHKLAKKPSEETKRRKSMSSREVTKKQPQSSSGDIPKRQRSKSVLIQNEDIALEQLETTVDKITELPPLSSKTTGNQAKIRPSSKEKSPVKEKELKEIENDSKTTSHQSTIRPGSKEKSPVKAKELSKIEKDSKTTGNQAKIRPSSKEKSPVKEKELNKIENDSKTTSHQSTIRPSSKEKSPVKEKELSKIEKDSKTTSNQAKIRPSSKEKSPVKENKLNKIQKDSKTADNQSTIRPRSKEKSPVKEKEFNEYQKDSKTTSHQSKIRSRSKEKSPSEEELNEVQKKTTKAGSPSSSSSSLSGPRSLVVIEAPCMPTGRGKLRGVSARRGTSTKDKVLERQRSVDCQAQMKSKWYQKRKDKRKDDEKLRETRKEVLKKLADDKKLEEATTSTAQKRKFNNTKVPKLNHTNRGAFLTETSASTEATPPAKKPKLSAKAPSSPCPRRDSNETFSQQLQAANDAYVPTASTSAAAAASRSAPASTSTVASTSAAASTSAAAAASRSAPASTSTVASTSAAASTSASTSTVARRPPERRDAAIARNQKTCNRVTFASMEREFELRKQLDKEARSERHVRFNLVPQIMYIESLETTNSKIHKDALKQYSSVYEDRRKWSLDLYNKRKRSNDYMGLILKWCNEWLKVRSADVVAESDVLVPIPNEFKTYRQYKETFVPLMKLELLTTIERDYKQSTVNFEVYLKSFTNENDSFMLFTRTNHKMQWHNLCTLSNENKLQEVFACLIGVKRLSENSTELVFRILKGNIHMKQLSEIKTLTARAVVDNLRVELGAIEAISQLGCSPLFHRILTPSEHVQRVTKPMSAYKGYLYGVSEHQRDIVMQTSQRVIDDGNASITLIQGPPGTGKSMVLSNLCLQCLYGDTANKRDRKILICAHSNTAVDNIASYLLNIRQKMSREKFDILRFGWYEKMSKDTRILSIEHHLEQARRNKLQRLNVEQLEQLKYQLNELQTEIKGIRQQTNLSARLRQQLEQKEKQCLHIQDQLNPRLTQREEFDISLTCVRRSNIVCTTLSSCVKLSRFINYFDICIIDEATQCTEPWTLLPLRFAVNHLVLVGDTQQLPATVISQKAQDFGLANSMFDRVQRCLNDQLDKPGSSHLVHTKIFKLSMQYRMHPEICRWPNRYFYEDQLVDSPCALRRTQSPLIPYCVINLSFTQDTNCINSRSVSNNDEARFVANLLIEMDKHMSTKKYGYGLISPYSSQCYALSELIPAEMKIIPTTVDSYQGTEKDIIVISNARTRGCGFLTNYQRLNVALTRAKRCLIICGNFDDLQSVDMWRALLNDARDRGVYFDLEREHTEDLRTSLMPKLLIKPIDLTSSAT, from the exons ATGTGCAAAATGGGTTTTTATAGAAACAACACAAATGGCGGCTATTCCTGGTTCTTGGAGCATGTGACCACAAGACACAGAGTGCTGTTGTCATTTGGAGACAACATAATTGGTCGTCATTCCCGCTGCAATATATGTCTCTGTACGTCTTACGATTATCTCTCCCGACAACACTTAAACATAATAGTTGATACGACAGGAGTGAAGCTAAGATCTATG AATGCCATGAATGGAGCTTTTCATAATGGTGTGCGCCTCGAAGCCGAAGAGAAGTCTGCCGTCGAAGGAGATGTGATTAGCCTAAGTATACAAGATCCCGAATATCCTGTGCCATCTCGGCATGGGGTATTCAAGTTAAAGAAAACAGTGATTCTTGGTGAAGAGATCGTCATAACATCCGACGAAGATGATGATACCGAGCCATTGCCACCGGAAGGACCTGAAGTAAGGGGTAACAGGgatattgaatttaatttggcCAAGCAATTGCCATATTATATAAAACAGGAGACACAAGAGGAAGTCGAAGAAAATGTACCCACGTCAAGCAGATTACACTTACCCAAGTTATCTGACGTTAAAGAGGAGGGCGTAAGCCATGTGAGCAATAATATTGAAGACATATTCGGGAAACCGGATGAGCAAATTTTAGACACTCTACTCCAATTAAATCCATATGTCTATAACAAATTGTCTACAACAAGCAGCTCAGCAGTTACTAATAACAAACTGATGCACGATGGTGATCGTATTGAGTTAAGAGAAGAAATGCCTCCACCGGCAATTCCGCCACCTCCCGCACTTTCAAATCCACCACCTACTTTTCCACCATCTCCTCCAGAGGACGACTATGATGAGAATATGGCTATGTCTCAAGTCGTCTTACAGGGAATGAAAGAAGAAATGGCTTTGGACGACGATTTTGAgcttgattttgattttgatgacgatgatgattttcgtgttgaaaaaaaagtgaaacacGAGGAACCTTTGCCAGCATCAAATGTTTTTCCCGAATGGGATGATGATGAGATCATTGTCATAGAAGATGATGATATAGAGTCTTATAATAAAGTTGCCGATTGGTCATCCAAATTGTTGACACAAAACAATGCCGATATAGATGCCGAAATGGAATTATCACAAGTCTATCCCTTGGACAACGAAGATGAGGCGGACGATACAGATGACAATGATAATATTGAGTTCTTTCGCCCTAATCATCGAATGCGCATTGATAGCAGTAGCAGCGATGATGCTGAGTCTGTGGATCACAGAGTGGATAAGG AAGATGACACTACAAAAAAGTATACTGTACCCAAAACGCGGCGTTGCGCAGTTCGGTTGAAATCCATTGATCACCATTGTTCGTTTAGTAATGAGCAGGATGCTATCCTATTTACTCGTCGTCAAAAGAAACTTTCGATGGAGGAAGAGATTACTGCCTGTTTAAATCGAGAAATTGCCCTGACAGAGGAACAACTTTTATTCCGACGACGTCAAAAGACAACTGAAGATAGCAATGACAAGCTAGAAACAGAAGACGAAATCGAAGACATGATAGCGGATATCTGTGCTGAAGCCGCCGCGGTCAAGAAATTGAAGCCCATTATTAAGTCCGATAAGTCACCACCGAGTTCTGGTAAAGATTCAGTTGGATTAAAACATAAACTGGCCAAGAAACCATCGGAAGAAACCAAAAGAAGGAAATCCATGTCTTCACGCGAAGTCACTAAAAAACAACCTCAATCTTCTTCGGGAGATATACCTAAACGTCAGCGTTCCAAATCCGTGTTAATTCAAAACGAAGACATTGCATTAGAACAATTGGAAACGACGGTCGACAAAATTACAGAACTACCTCCACTATCCTCCAAAACTACAGGTAATCAGGCTAAAATACGCCCAAGTTCAAAAGAGAAATCGCCAGTAAAGGAAAAGGAGTtaaaagaaatcgaaaatgACTCCAAAACTACAAGCCATCAGTCTACAATAAGGCCAGGTTCCAAAGAGAAATCGCCTGTAAAGGCAAAGGAGTTAAGTAAAATCGAAAAGGACTCCAAAACTACAGGTAATCAGGCTAAAATACGCCCAAGTTCCAAAGAGAAATCTCCAGTAAAGGAAAAGGAGTTAAACAAAATCGAAAATGACTCCAAAACTACAAGCCATCAGTCTACAATAAGGCCAAGTTCCAAAGAGAAATCGCCAGTAAAGGAAAAGGAGTTAAGTAAAATCGAAAAGGACTCTAAAACTACAAGTAATCAGGCTAAAATACGCCCAAGTTCCAAAGAGAAATCGCCAGTAAAGGAAAATAAGTTAAATAAAATCCAAAAGGACTCCAAAACCGCAGACAACCAGTCAACAATAAGGCCACGTTCCAAAGAGAAGTCGCCAGTGAAGGAAAAGGAGTTCAACGAATACCAAAAGGACTCCAAAACCACTAGCCATCAGTCTAAAATACGCTCACGTTCCAAAGAGAAGTCGCCATCAGAGGAGGAGTTAAATGAAGTTCAAAAGAAAACTACTAAGGCAGGATCACCTAGTTCTAGCTCATCGAGTTTGAGTGGGCCACGCAGTTTGGTGGTCATAGAGGCACCATGCATGCCCACTGGGCGCGGTAAGCTACGCGGTGTCTCTGCTCGAAGAGGAACATCAACCAAGGATAAGGTTCTTGAACGTCAACGATCGGTGGATTGCCAGGCTCAAATGAAATCGAAATGGTATCAAAAACGTAAAGATAAAAGAAAGGATGatgaaaaattaagagaaACCCGAAAGGAAGTACTTAAGAAACTAGCCGACGATAAGAAATTGGAGGAGGCAACAACTTCTACTGCTCAAAAGCGAAAATTCAACAATACCAAAGTGCCCAAACTGAATCATACAAATCGAGGAGCCTTTCTAACCGAAACAAGTGCATCCACTGAAGCAACCCCGCCTGCAAAAAAACCCAAATTGTCCGCTAAGGCGCCCTCTTCGCCATGTCCTCGACGTGACAGTAATGAAACGTTTTCTCAGCAATTGCAAGCAGCCAATGATGCCTATGTGCCCACCGCATCCACATCCGCTGCCGCAGCCGCATCTAGATCCGCTCCTGCATCTACATCCACCGTTGCATCGACATCTGCTGCGGCATCCACATCCGCTGCCGCAGCTGCATCCAGATCCGCTCCTGCATCTACATCCACTGTTGCATCTACATCTGCTGCGGCATCCACTTCCGCTTCCACATCTACTGTAGCCAGACGGCCGCCCGAACGTCGTGATGCTGCCATTGCCCGAaatcaaaaaacttgcaatcGAGTGACCTTTGCCAGCATGGAAAGAGAATTTGAATTACGTAAACAGCTGGACAAGGAGGCTCGTAGCGAACGGCATGTGAGATTCAATTTGGTTCCACAGATTATGTATATCGAGTCCCTTGAAACTaccaattcaaaaattcacaaAGATGCCCTAAAGCAATATTCTAGTGTCTATGAGGATAGAAGAAAATGGTCACTGGATTTATATAACAAGCGAAAAAGATCCAACGACTATATGGgtttgattttgaaatggtGCAATGAATGGTTGAAGGTACGAAGTGCAGATGTAGTAGCCGAGTCGGATGTCCTAGTTCCCATACCAAATGAGTTTAAAACCTATCGACAATACAAAGA AACGTTTGTGCCTCTGATGAAACTGGAGCTATTAACGACCATTGAGAGAGATTACAAACAGTCTACAGTTAATTTTGAAGTCTATTTAAAAAGTTTCACTAATGAAAATGATAGCTTTATGCTTTTTACCAGAA CCAACCACAAGATGCAATGGCACAATCTCTGTACCCTGTCTAATGAGAATAAACTGCAAGAAGTATTTGCCTGCCTTATTGGAGTAAAAAGATTATCGG AAAATTCCACCGAACTTGTCTTTCGCATTTTAAAAGGCAATATCCATATGAAACAATTAAGCGAAATAAAAACGTTAACCGCTCGGGCAGTGGTTGACAATTTGCGTGTGGAATTGGGAGCTATTGAGGCAATCTCTCAATTGGGATGTTCACCGCTATTTCATCGCATACTGACACCCAGTGAGCATGTCCAAAGGGTAACAAAACCAATGTCAGCCTATAAGGGATACCTTTACGGTGTCAGCGAACATCAGCGTGATATAGTTATGCAGACCAGCCAGCGTGTGATAGACGATGGCAATGCAAGTATAACCCTTATACAGGGTCCACCCGGCACTGGCAAATCGATGGTTCTATCCAATCTATGCTTGCAATGTCTTTATGGTGACACCGCAAATAAACGCGATCGCAAAATACTCATTTGCGCTCATTCGAATACAGCTGTGGATAATATTGCCtcatatttattaaatatcaGGCAAAAAATGTCACGAGAAAAGTTTGATATTCTTCGATTTGGTTGGTATGAAAAAATGTCAAAAGACACACGAATACTGTCAATCGAACATCATCTGGAACAGGCTAGACGAAATAAACTTCAGCGTTTAAATGTAGAACAATTGGAACAATTGAAATATCAATTGAACGAACTGCAAACGGAAATCAAAGGTATTAGACAACAAACGAATTTAAGTGCTCGACTCAGACAGCAATTGGAGCAGAAAGAGAAACAATGCCTTCACATACAGGATCAATTGAATCCACGTTTAACACAACGCGAGGAATTTGATATATCCCTAACGTGTGTACGTAGAAGCAATATCGTTTGTACCACACTGTCATCATGCGTGAAATTGTCTCGATTCATTAATTACTTTGATATATGCATCATTGATGAGGCCACCCAATGCACGGAACCCTGGACCCTGTTGCCCCTGCGTTTTGCGGTTAATCATTTGGTATTAGTCGGTGATACCCAACAATTGCCGGCAACTGTTATATCGCAGAAGGCTCAAGATTTTGGGTTGGCCAACTCGATGTTTGATCGCGTCCAGCGTTGTCTCAATGATCAATTGGATAAGCCAGGTAGCTCTCATTTGGTCCACACGAAAATCTTTAAATTGAGCATGCAATATCGTATGCATCCGGAAATATGTCGATGGCCCAATCGTTATTTTTACGAGGATCAGCTGGTCGATTCTCCATGCGCGTTACGCCGGACTCAATCTCCGCTCATACCGTATTGTGTCATCAATTTAAGCTTTACCCAAGACACAAATTGCATTAACAGTCGAAGTGTAAGCAATAATGATGAAGCTCGCTTTGTGGCTAATCTTTTAATCGAAATGGATAAACACATGTCGACCAAGAAATATGGTTATGGTCTCATATCGCCATACAGTAGTCAATGTTATGCCTTGAGTGAACTGATACCCGCAGAAATGAAGATTATACCAACAACTGTGGATTCGTATCAGGGCACGGAAAAGGATATTATAGTCATATCGAATGCCCGAACACGTGGCTGTGGCTTCCTGACAAACTATCAACGCCTTAATGTCGCCCTAACCAGAGCAAAAAGATGTCTCATTATATGCGGCAACTTTGATGATTTGCAG TCGGTGGATATGTGGCGTGCCTTATTGAACGATGCTCGTGATCGAGGAGTATACTTTGATCTGGAGCGTGAACATACTGAAGATTTGCGGACTTCATTAATGCCAAAACTACTGATCAAGCCTATTGACTTGACCAGCTCAGCTACATAG